A portion of the Sphingorhabdus pulchriflava genome contains these proteins:
- the epsC gene encoding serine O-acetyltransferase EpsC, whose translation MLGNFVEYLDSIKARDPAPRTRWEILLYPGVWALGMHRVAHWLFKGEMYFLARLVNHISRFLTAIDIHPGATIGRNFFIDHGFVVIGETAEIGDNVTIYQGATLGGTNPTSGQGGKRHPTLGDNVIVSLGAAILGPLTVGANSRIGANAVVTKDVPEGATMVGIPAKPTLVEVKPETQNFVPYGTPCSERFDPATQKLELLQCEMETMQKRLAVLLEERDALAAAKSSARKRGGSKPA comes from the coding sequence ATGCTGGGAAATTTTGTCGAATATCTCGACTCGATCAAGGCACGCGATCCGGCGCCGCGTACACGCTGGGAGATTTTGCTCTATCCGGGCGTATGGGCGCTCGGGATGCACCGTGTCGCGCATTGGCTGTTCAAGGGCGAGATGTATTTCCTCGCGCGGTTGGTGAACCACATCTCCCGCTTCCTGACAGCGATCGATATTCACCCGGGCGCGACAATCGGGCGGAATTTCTTCATCGACCATGGCTTTGTGGTGATCGGCGAGACCGCCGAGATCGGTGACAATGTGACCATCTATCAGGGGGCGACGCTGGGCGGCACCAACCCGACCAGCGGACAAGGCGGCAAGCGCCACCCGACTTTGGGCGACAATGTGATTGTCAGTCTGGGTGCGGCGATCCTGGGCCCGTTGACCGTCGGTGCAAACAGCCGCATCGGTGCCAATGCCGTGGTCACCAAGGATGTGCCCGAAGGTGCGACGATGGTGGGCATTCCGGCCAAGCCGACTTTGGTCGAGGTGAAGCCCGAAACGCAGAATTTTGTGCCCTATGGCACGCCGTGCAGCGAACGCTTCGATCCGGCGACGCAGAAACTCGAACTGCTGCAATGCGAAATGGAAACGATGCAGAAGCGCCTCGCCGTGCTGCTCGAAGAGCGCGATGCCCTTGCGGCGGCCAAAAGTTCGGCACGCAAGCGTGGAGGTAGCAAACCGGCTTGA
- a CDS encoding beta-ketoacyl-ACP synthase III, which translates to MSDAFIPVISATGLYTPSDTISNEELVASFNAYVDLYNAQNPDAEPLVHSSVEFVEKASGIKSRHVIDKTGIIDPEIMEPRYAERPNDQISLMAEIGVAACRDALAKAGRDIADVDAVLCAASNMQRGYPAMAVEIQHELGMERGFGFDMNVACSSATFGIQTAADYIRSGNARSVLVVNPEITSGHLNWRDRDSHFIFGDVATAILVEAKDLAPAKHWEILGTRLKTQFSNNIRNNFGFLNRAEGKGPVDQSGPKTDKLFVQEGRKVFKEVVPMVAQMIVDHAAHLGLEGSNLRRLWLHQANQGMNRLISQRVLGHEANEDESPTVLDTYANTSSAGSIIAFHKHNEDLKVGDTGLICSFGAGYSAGTVFVRKVA; encoded by the coding sequence ATGTCAGACGCCTTCATTCCGGTCATTTCGGCGACCGGGCTTTACACCCCTAGCGATACCATCTCGAACGAGGAACTGGTCGCGAGCTTCAACGCCTATGTTGATCTGTATAATGCACAAAATCCCGATGCCGAGCCTTTGGTGCACAGCTCGGTTGAATTTGTCGAAAAAGCGAGCGGCATCAAATCGCGCCATGTGATTGACAAGACCGGTATCATCGATCCCGAAATCATGGAGCCGCGCTATGCCGAGCGCCCCAATGACCAGATTTCGCTGATGGCCGAAATCGGCGTTGCCGCCTGTCGCGATGCGCTTGCGAAGGCCGGACGCGATATCGCCGATGTCGACGCTGTCCTCTGCGCCGCTTCGAATATGCAGCGCGGCTATCCGGCAATGGCGGTCGAAATCCAGCACGAGCTGGGTATGGAGCGCGGTTTCGGTTTCGATATGAATGTCGCTTGCTCGTCCGCCACCTTTGGCATCCAGACCGCAGCTGACTATATCCGCAGCGGCAACGCGCGGTCGGTGTTGGTGGTGAACCCCGAAATCACCTCGGGCCATTTGAACTGGCGCGATCGCGACAGCCACTTCATCTTTGGCGATGTTGCAACCGCCATTCTTGTCGAGGCCAAGGATCTGGCCCCTGCCAAGCATTGGGAAATTCTCGGTACCCGGCTGAAGACCCAGTTTAGCAACAATATCCGCAACAATTTCGGTTTTCTCAACCGCGCCGAGGGCAAGGGGCCGGTTGACCAGAGCGGGCCCAAGACCGACAAGCTGTTTGTCCAGGAAGGCCGCAAGGTGTTCAAGGAAGTGGTGCCGATGGTCGCGCAAATGATCGTCGACCATGCCGCGCATTTGGGCCTTGAGGGCAGTAATCTGCGCCGTCTGTGGTTGCATCAGGCCAATCAGGGAATGAACCGCCTGATTTCGCAGCGCGTGCTGGGACATGAAGCGAATGAAGATGAGAGCCCGACTGTGCTCGACACCTATGCCAATACCTCGAGCGCGGGTTCGATCATCGCCTTCCACAAGCATAATGAAGACCTTAAGGTCGGCGATACCGGGCTGATCTGCTCTTTCGGGGCGGGCTATTCAGCGGGTACGGTCTTCGTGCGGAAGGTTGCCTGA
- a CDS encoding molybdenum cofactor biosynthesis protein MoaE: MIRVSIQEVAFDIAAECAALERTGVGALATFTGIVRGDDGVTAIELEHYPGMTEASLVSICEAAKTRWALAGCTIIHRIGRMETGEPIVLVITASPHRTAALEACAFLIDRLKTDAPFWKKEYRGDAVNWVEAKASDAARADSWG; encoded by the coding sequence ATGATCCGCGTTTCGATCCAAGAAGTTGCATTCGATATCGCGGCTGAATGCGCGGCATTGGAGCGTACCGGCGTCGGCGCGTTGGCTACATTCACCGGCATTGTGCGCGGTGATGATGGCGTGACTGCAATCGAGCTTGAGCATTATCCGGGCATGACCGAGGCCAGTCTTGTGAGCATTTGCGAGGCTGCCAAAACACGCTGGGCCCTTGCAGGATGCACGATCATCCATCGCATCGGCCGGATGGAAACAGGCGAACCCATCGTTCTTGTCATAACGGCTTCCCCGCATCGCACAGCCGCGTTGGAGGCCTGTGCCTTCCTGATTGACCGGCTGAAAACCGACGCTCCGTTCTGGAAAAAGGAATATCGCGGCGACGCGGTCAATTGGGTCGAGGCGAAAGCGAGCGATGCTGCCCGCGCCGATAGCTGGGGTTAG
- a CDS encoding DUF2794 domain-containing protein: MSAIITPFPVSARHPAQVGFERDELTRILDLYGRMVAAGNWRDYAIDLGRDVAIFSAFRRSAERPEYRIVKDPSLRNKQGMWALIGEGGGVLKRGHELVPVLAPVERKLLKLVEG; the protein is encoded by the coding sequence TTGAGCGCGATCATCACGCCCTTTCCGGTTTCAGCGCGCCATCCGGCGCAGGTCGGCTTTGAGCGTGACGAACTTACCCGCATTTTGGATTTGTACGGTCGCATGGTTGCGGCGGGAAACTGGCGCGACTACGCCATTGATCTTGGCCGCGATGTCGCGATCTTCTCCGCCTTCCGACGAAGCGCCGAACGCCCCGAATACCGCATCGTCAAAGACCCCTCGCTGCGCAACAAGCAAGGCATGTGGGCGCTGATCGGTGAGGGCGGCGGGGTGCTCAAACGCGGACACGAACTGGTGCCGGTGCTGGCGCCGGTTGAACGGAAATTGCTGAAGCTGGTGGAGGGTTAG
- the pgsA gene encoding CDP-diacylglycerol--glycerol-3-phosphate 3-phosphatidyltransferase, which yields MLSLPNILTLSRIFAVPILVFLLWPGTKPHSVQPLPIDYWFAFALYCLMGITDYFDGYVARTQGTVSKLGVFLDPIADKIMVGAVILLLVFTRDVDGWHVIAALIILLREITVSGLREFLAGLQVSVPVSQLAKWKTTAQLVAFGGLILAGALPDWALLKTAALSLLWVAAVLTIITGWDYLRVGIKHMD from the coding sequence ATGCTGAGCTTGCCCAATATCCTCACGCTTTCGCGGATTTTCGCGGTGCCAATTCTGGTCTTCCTGTTGTGGCCGGGAACCAAACCGCACAGCGTGCAGCCGTTACCGATCGATTATTGGTTCGCCTTCGCGCTCTATTGCCTGATGGGGATTACCGATTATTTCGATGGTTATGTCGCGCGCACACAGGGGACGGTTTCAAAACTGGGCGTGTTCCTCGATCCGATTGCCGACAAGATCATGGTCGGCGCGGTCATCCTGCTTTTGGTCTTCACCCGCGATGTCGATGGCTGGCATGTGATTGCCGCGTTGATCATCCTGTTGCGCGAAATAACGGTGTCGGGCTTGCGCGAATTTCTCGCCGGATTGCAGGTTTCGGTGCCGGTCTCGCAACTGGCCAAGTGGAAAACCACCGCGCAGCTTGTGGCCTTTGGTGGGCTGATATTGGCCGGGGCGTTACCCGACTGGGCATTGCTGAAAACCGCCGCGCTCAGCCTTTTGTGGGTGGCGGCGGTGCTCACGATCATCACCGGCTGGGATTATCTGCGCGTCGGCATCAAGCATATGGATTGA
- a CDS encoding GIY-YIG nuclease family protein, with product MTSDWMFHCYLLRCSDGTFYCGHTDDMERRLAEHKSGACGGYTYKRRPVELVWNDAFQTRDDAKAAEKRIKGWSKAKKEALIQRDWVRISELARCRGLNR from the coding sequence ATGACCAGCGACTGGATGTTTCACTGCTATTTGCTGCGATGTTCGGACGGCACTTTTTACTGCGGCCATACTGACGATATGGAACGGCGATTGGCAGAGCACAAATCCGGTGCGTGTGGCGGCTATACTTATAAGCGTCGCCCCGTCGAACTCGTTTGGAACGATGCGTTTCAGACGCGTGATGATGCTAAGGCCGCAGAAAAACGGATCAAGGGCTGGAGTAAGGCCAAGAAGGAAGCGTTGATTCAGCGCGATTGGGTGCGAATATCGGAGCTTGCCCGATGCCGTGGTTTGAACCGATAG
- a CDS encoding tetratricopeptide repeat-containing sulfotransferase family protein, with the protein MRNPQLIEAALAINEDRLPDAEPILRAHLHKDPFDVAAIRLMAQLAARLGRFKDSEALLRRAIELAPDFTAARSNLAGILYRQNRFEEAVELLDTVLQVDADDASGQSLMAAALGRIGEYDEALALYGALTQRFPQHAKLWMSYGHVLKTVGQQDEGIAAYRRALAVEPTLGEVWWSLANLKTVRFDDADIAAMEAALEAPSLSDDDRLHLHFALGKAFDDRREAETSFGHYERANAIRHSQLDYDPDVVTQHVDKIIATFTPEFVAARAGQGDPTPDPVFILGMPRAGSTLLEQILASHSQIEGTMELPDLPAIALREGKATPSGWVDAVRDMPAERLTELGAEFLQRTAVQRKTDKPFYIDKLPNNWVYTGLLNLILPNAKIIDARRHPLDCCFSNFRQHFAKGQAFSYSLSDMGRYYADYVRLMAHFDRVLPGRVHRVIHEQVIEQPEAQVRAMLDYLDVPFEEACLNFHQNKRAVRTASSEQVRRPINRDGVEQWKPYEQWLDPLKAALGTLWQTYPEVAGAGK; encoded by the coding sequence ATGCGCAATCCGCAACTTATCGAGGCGGCGCTGGCGATCAACGAAGACCGGCTGCCCGATGCCGAGCCGATTTTGCGCGCACATCTGCATAAAGACCCGTTCGATGTAGCGGCAATCCGTCTGATGGCGCAACTGGCGGCGCGGCTGGGGCGGTTCAAGGACAGTGAGGCATTGCTTCGACGGGCCATCGAGCTTGCCCCCGATTTCACTGCTGCACGATCAAACCTTGCCGGAATACTCTATCGTCAAAACCGTTTCGAAGAGGCGGTCGAGTTGCTTGATACCGTGCTGCAAGTCGACGCTGACGATGCCAGCGGGCAAAGCCTTATGGCCGCCGCGCTGGGTCGGATTGGCGAATATGACGAGGCGCTGGCGCTCTATGGAGCGCTGACGCAGCGTTTCCCGCAGCATGCCAAGCTTTGGATGAGCTATGGCCATGTCCTCAAGACCGTTGGGCAACAGGACGAAGGCATCGCCGCCTATCGCCGCGCGCTGGCGGTGGAGCCGACCTTGGGCGAGGTCTGGTGGAGTCTTGCCAATTTGAAGACCGTCCGCTTCGATGATGCCGACATTGCGGCGATGGAGGCCGCACTGGAGGCACCTAGCCTCTCTGACGATGACCGGCTACATCTGCATTTCGCGCTCGGTAAGGCGTTTGACGACCGACGTGAGGCCGAAACTTCTTTCGGCCATTATGAACGGGCCAATGCGATCCGGCACAGCCAGCTAGACTACGACCCTGATGTGGTGACCCAGCATGTCGACAAGATCATCGCCACCTTCACCCCCGAATTTGTCGCTGCCCGTGCAGGGCAGGGCGATCCCACGCCCGATCCGGTCTTCATCCTCGGCATGCCGCGTGCCGGTTCAACGCTGCTCGAACAGATATTGGCCAGCCATTCGCAGATCGAAGGCACGATGGAATTGCCCGACTTGCCTGCCATTGCGCTGCGCGAAGGCAAGGCAACGCCGAGCGGCTGGGTCGATGCGGTCAGGGATATGCCAGCGGAGCGTTTGACCGAACTGGGCGCTGAATTCCTTCAGCGCACCGCTGTGCAGCGCAAGACCGACAAACCCTTTTACATCGACAAGCTGCCCAACAACTGGGTCTATACCGGCCTGCTCAACCTGATCCTGCCCAATGCAAAGATCATCGACGCGCGGCGGCATCCGCTCGATTGCTGTTTTTCAAACTTCCGCCAGCATTTCGCCAAGGGGCAGGCGTTCAGCTACAGCCTGTCTGATATGGGACGCTATTATGCCGATTATGTGCGGCTGATGGCGCATTTCGACAGGGTGCTACCGGGGCGCGTCCACCGCGTGATCCACGAACAGGTGATTGAACAGCCCGAGGCGCAGGTGCGCGCAATGCTCGATTATCTGGACGTGCCGTTCGAGGAAGCCTGCCTCAACTTCCACCAGAACAAGCGTGCGGTGCGCACCGCATCGAGCGAACAGGTCCGCCGCCCGATCAATCGCGACGGGGTCGAGCAGTGGAAGCCCTATGAACAATGGCTCGATCCGCTGAAGGCTGCATTGGGTACGCTATGGCAAACCTATCCCGAAGTTGCTGGCGCGGGAAAATAA
- a CDS encoding lysophospholipid acyltransferase family protein codes for MTNQIRRPSLVSRLFRRALVWIYRRNGWSAFGEVPEPRKFVLIAAPHTSNWDFLYFIGLTEDLGIMPHFMAKKSLFRWPWKNFMLDMGGVPVDRSSNQNYVQAMIDEFAKRTEFMLTIAPEGTRGAVRKWKTGFYHIALGAKVPLVVGMMDYAKKSGGLGPAIWPTGDFKADMAKIAELYAKVTPKHPGKKMASITGESET; via the coding sequence ATGACCAACCAAATTCGTCGGCCAAGCCTGGTGTCACGTCTGTTCCGTAGGGCACTTGTATGGATTTATCGCCGCAACGGCTGGTCCGCTTTTGGTGAAGTGCCCGAACCGCGCAAATTTGTCCTGATAGCTGCACCACACACGTCAAACTGGGACTTTCTCTATTTCATCGGCTTGACCGAAGATCTGGGTATCATGCCGCATTTCATGGCGAAAAAGTCGCTGTTTCGCTGGCCATGGAAGAATTTCATGCTCGATATGGGCGGCGTGCCCGTCGACCGTTCGTCGAACCAAAATTATGTTCAGGCGATGATCGACGAATTTGCGAAACGCACCGAATTCATGCTCACCATAGCCCCTGAAGGAACGCGCGGTGCAGTGCGTAAATGGAAAACCGGTTTCTATCACATCGCCCTGGGTGCCAAAGTGCCGCTGGTGGTCGGAATGATGGACTATGCCAAGAAAAGTGGCGGCCTTGGTCCGGCGATCTGGCCAACCGGCGATTTCAAAGCAGATATGGCGAAGATTGCTGAACTTTACGCCAAAGTGACGCCGAAACATCCGGGCAAAAAGATGGCGAGTATAACAGGGGAGAGCGAAACATGA
- a CDS encoding PilZ domain-containing protein: protein MSEGDQRSNAPESGMEARRFNRDHVYIPIEIREHGAGRHKGQMIDLSQSGCRINCPVLLNLNRRVFVTLPEFAPLEVEVIWKQGDEYGCSFHNGLHQAVYDHIVAKFPSLGGY from the coding sequence GTGTCTGAAGGCGACCAACGTTCAAACGCCCCCGAATCCGGGATGGAGGCCCGCCGCTTCAACCGTGACCATGTTTATATACCGATTGAAATCCGCGAACATGGCGCAGGGCGGCACAAAGGGCAGATGATCGACCTGTCGCAATCCGGTTGTCGCATAAATTGTCCGGTCCTGCTCAATCTGAATCGCAGGGTCTTTGTGACCCTGCCAGAATTTGCCCCGCTTGAAGTTGAAGTCATCTGGAAACAGGGCGACGAATATGGTTGCTCATTCCACAATGGACTTCATCAGGCAGTATACGACCATATCGTCGCGAAATTCCCGTCACTGGGAGGCTATTGA
- a CDS encoding hydrogen peroxide-inducible genes activator gives MSTYLPTLKQLQYLVALEEQGHFGKAADACYVTQSTLSAGIRELESLLGLVLVERTRRVVRFTPLGKKMVAKAHRILREAEELADMARAAGKPLADELRMSVIPTIAPFLLPRLLPALRKKYPDLKLYLREETSAAACEALHRGQVDCVLLALPYGCGDTEHAKLFDDRLFVAFPKGEPDNPPSTIVPEMIDESRLLLLVDGHCLKDHALAACNRPELRASATMLGTSLHTLIQMVDNGLGQTLVPEIAVKNGLLNGTEVEARPLDAPHASREIALVWRTNSPRQPEFELLAETMRELVPA, from the coding sequence ATGTCGACCTACCTGCCCACGCTGAAGCAGCTGCAATATCTGGTCGCGCTCGAAGAGCAGGGCCATTTCGGCAAGGCAGCCGATGCCTGCTATGTCACACAGTCGACATTGTCCGCAGGTATCCGCGAGCTCGAGTCGCTGCTCGGGCTGGTACTGGTCGAACGCACCCGGCGCGTTGTGCGCTTCACCCCTTTGGGCAAGAAAATGGTCGCCAAGGCGCACCGCATATTGCGCGAGGCAGAGGAACTGGCCGACATGGCGCGGGCCGCCGGTAAGCCACTGGCCGATGAGTTGCGGATGAGCGTGATCCCGACCATCGCCCCCTTCCTGCTTCCGCGCCTGCTGCCTGCACTGCGCAAGAAATATCCCGATCTCAAGCTCTATCTGCGCGAAGAAACCAGTGCAGCTGCGTGTGAGGCACTACACCGCGGGCAGGTCGATTGCGTGCTGCTGGCGCTGCCTTATGGTTGCGGCGATACCGAGCATGCCAAGCTATTCGACGACCGGCTGTTCGTCGCCTTTCCCAAGGGCGAACCCGATAATCCGCCCAGCACCATAGTACCTGAAATGATCGATGAATCGCGCCTGCTGCTGCTCGTCGACGGCCATTGCCTGAAGGATCACGCCCTCGCTGCCTGCAATCGCCCCGAACTGCGCGCGTCAGCAACGATGCTCGGCACCTCGCTGCATACGCTGATCCAGATGGTCGATAACGGCCTCGGCCAGACTTTGGTGCCCGAAATCGCGGTGAAAAACGGGCTGCTCAATGGCACCGAAGTCGAGGCCCGCCCGCTTGATGCCCCGCATGCCAGCCGCGAAATTGCGCTCGTTTGGCGGACCAACAGCCCGCGTCAGCCTGAATTCGAATTGCTCGCAGAAACGATGCGCGAATTGGTGCCCGCCTAA
- a CDS encoding DUF1295 domain-containing protein translates to MSEALTMLAINLGALMIAILLLWAYAVKIRDVSFIDAFWAFGMVILAWASWFQIDGQGRRADVLLALTTIWGVRLAAHLVTRWRREGEDPRYKKIMGHAMETKGWSWAKTALLMVFLTQAPLLFITSLPAQLGIWASEGGRWVMGPIAWAGVAVALIGIIFETVGDAQLKAFRHNPANKGKVLDTGLWRYTRHPNYFGDACTWWGIWLVAAETGPAGWISIIGPIFLTFTLTKWSGKPLLERGLKKSRPGYVEYVERTSGFFPWPPKK, encoded by the coding sequence ATGAGCGAAGCACTGACAATGCTGGCAATCAACCTTGGGGCGTTGATGATCGCGATCCTTTTGCTCTGGGCCTATGCGGTCAAAATTCGCGACGTCTCTTTCATCGATGCCTTCTGGGCGTTCGGCATGGTCATCCTTGCATGGGCAAGCTGGTTCCAGATCGACGGGCAGGGTCGCCGTGCCGATGTGTTGCTGGCGCTCACAACGATTTGGGGCGTGCGACTTGCCGCGCACCTCGTCACCCGTTGGCGGCGCGAGGGCGAAGACCCCCGTTACAAGAAGATCATGGGCCATGCGATGGAAACCAAGGGCTGGAGCTGGGCCAAGACCGCGCTGCTGATGGTATTCCTGACGCAAGCGCCGTTGTTGTTCATCACTTCGCTGCCCGCGCAGCTCGGCATCTGGGCGAGTGAAGGCGGGCGCTGGGTGATGGGGCCGATTGCATGGGCAGGCGTTGCCGTCGCGTTGATCGGCATTATCTTTGAAACCGTTGGCGATGCGCAGTTAAAGGCCTTCCGCCACAACCCTGCAAACAAGGGTAAGGTGCTCGATACCGGGTTGTGGCGCTATACCCGCCACCCCAATTATTTCGGCGATGCCTGCACCTGGTGGGGTATCTGGCTGGTGGCGGCGGAAACTGGCCCAGCCGGTTGGATCAGCATCATCGGCCCGATCTTCCTGACCTTCACTTTGACCAAATGGTCTGGCAAGCCGTTGCTCGAGCGTGGGCTGAAGAAGAGCCGACCGGGTTATGTCGAATATGTCGAGCGGACGTCGGGCTTCTTCCCCTGGCCGCCGAAGAAATAG
- a CDS encoding PspC domain-containing protein codes for MTKLTLDRTNKKIMGVCAGLSNWSGIDTTVIRIAFVIATLVGFGSALLIYIALGLILD; via the coding sequence ATGACCAAATTGACACTCGATCGTACCAACAAGAAAATCATGGGCGTTTGCGCCGGACTTTCGAACTGGAGCGGCATTGATACTACCGTCATCCGTATAGCTTTTGTTATAGCTACTCTGGTTGGCTTTGGTTCGGCTCTTCTGATCTACATCGCATTGGGGTTGATCCTCGATTGA
- a CDS encoding thermonuclease family protein — MITLKFPDGRVYRKRGYRIVRGLFFLLMLGAILAAWYYADGIVSRETIIAARSPMQTADGDSFAIGPRKFRLKGIDAPEYRQTCNDAKGMKWECGKAARAALEKLLLEPGLTCVTDAQDRYHRALATCKTTQTPDLGAKQVTDGFAVSHEYYGLRDYGSEEDAASSARRGIWQGNFIQPDLWRATQTR, encoded by the coding sequence TTGATCACCCTCAAATTCCCTGACGGCCGGGTGTATCGCAAACGCGGTTACCGCATTGTGCGCGGCCTATTTTTCCTCTTGATGCTCGGCGCCATTTTGGCCGCCTGGTATTATGCCGATGGTATTGTTTCACGCGAAACGATCATTGCTGCACGATCGCCCATGCAGACCGCCGACGGTGACAGCTTTGCCATCGGCCCACGCAAATTCCGCCTGAAGGGCATCGATGCCCCTGAATACCGCCAGACCTGCAATGATGCCAAAGGTATGAAATGGGAATGCGGCAAGGCGGCCCGGGCGGCACTCGAAAAACTGCTGCTCGAACCCGGCCTCACATGTGTAACCGATGCGCAGGACCGCTATCATCGCGCACTCGCCACCTGCAAAACCACGCAAACACCTGATTTGGGTGCCAAACAGGTGACCGACGGATTCGCGGTGTCACACGAATATTATGGCCTGCGCGACTATGGCAGCGAAGAAGACGCAGCCAGCTCGGCTCGCCGGGGTATCTGGCAAGGCAACTTCATTCAACCCGACCTTTGGCGCGCGACACAGACACGTTAG
- the moaD gene encoding molybdopterin converting factor subunit 1 translates to MKLVYFARVREALGRDSEDIDFPANVRSVSEALDWLATQSPNHAEAFADRSKLRFALNQRMVKADAAISGASEFAIFPPVTGG, encoded by the coding sequence ATGAAGCTGGTCTATTTCGCACGCGTTCGTGAGGCGCTTGGCCGCGATAGTGAGGATATCGATTTTCCGGCCAATGTGCGGAGCGTATCCGAGGCACTTGATTGGCTGGCGACGCAATCACCCAACCATGCCGAGGCCTTTGCTGACCGTTCCAAGCTGCGCTTTGCGCTAAACCAGCGCATGGTGAAGGCGGATGCGGCTATATCCGGGGCCAGCGAATTTGCCATTTTCCCGCCGGTGACTGGCGGATGA
- the recF gene encoding DNA replication/repair protein RecF (All proteins in this family for which functions are known are DNA-binding proteins that assist the filamentation of RecA onto DNA for the initiation of recombination or recombinational repair.) — protein sequence MALDRLDLTDFRNHAALSVRPQGRFIILHGANGAGKTNILEAVSLLVPGRGLRRSNLHEMARQGGCGGFAVAAKLDETALGTAVSAEAPGRRIVHINGANAAINDLAEWLSILWLTPAMDRLFMDGAGARRRFLDRLVLALEPSHALNSSRYENALRQRNRMLSEGQGDAAWFDAVEASMAQYAAAIVESRSRTVAQLSERLAAMPPSPFARPLLVLEDDSIPVADTLAAGWKANRGRERAAGRTLSGPHRNDLLVRHDGHGQPAASCSTGEQKALLLSLILAHARLVAELRGAPPILLLDEIAAHLDPGRREALFERLYDTGSQVWMTGTEESLFDSAGSDALRLHIAESALG from the coding sequence ATGGCGCTCGATAGGCTCGACCTGACAGATTTTCGCAACCATGCGGCGCTGAGCGTGCGTCCGCAGGGGCGCTTCATTATCCTGCATGGCGCAAACGGGGCCGGGAAGACCAATATATTGGAGGCGGTGTCGTTGTTGGTCCCGGGGCGGGGTCTGCGCCGGAGCAATTTGCACGAAATGGCTCGGCAAGGTGGATGCGGAGGATTTGCCGTGGCTGCGAAGCTCGACGAGACGGCGCTGGGCACTGCAGTGTCGGCGGAAGCACCGGGGCGCCGTATCGTGCATATCAACGGTGCCAATGCCGCGATCAACGATCTGGCGGAATGGCTGTCCATATTGTGGCTGACGCCTGCGATGGACCGGCTGTTCATGGACGGGGCCGGCGCGCGCCGCCGTTTTCTTGATCGGTTGGTGCTGGCGCTTGAGCCTTCGCACGCGCTCAATAGCAGCCGTTATGAAAATGCCCTGCGCCAGCGCAACCGGATGCTGTCCGAAGGCCAGGGCGATGCCGCCTGGTTCGATGCGGTCGAAGCCAGTATGGCGCAATATGCGGCGGCAATTGTCGAAAGCCGGTCGCGCACAGTGGCGCAGCTTTCCGAACGGCTTGCCGCCATGCCGCCATCACCCTTTGCCCGGCCTTTGCTAGTGCTGGAGGATGACAGCATCCCCGTTGCCGACACGCTGGCCGCTGGCTGGAAAGCCAATCGCGGGCGTGAACGGGCGGCGGGTCGCACATTGTCCGGCCCGCACCGCAACGACCTGCTCGTTCGGCATGACGGCCATGGCCAGCCAGCGGCAAGCTGTTCAACGGGCGAGCAAAAAGCGCTGCTGCTCTCGCTTATTCTTGCCCATGCCCGGCTGGTGGCTGAATTGCGCGGGGCACCACCGATCCTGCTGCTTGATGAGATCGCGGCGCATCTCGATCCCGGTCGTCGCGAGGCCTTGTTCGAGCGGCTCTACGATACCGGCAGCCAGGTGTGGATGACAGGCACCGAGGAAAGCCTGTTCGATAGCGCAGGTTCAGACGCCTTGCGGCTGCACATCGCCGAGAGCGCGCTTGGCTGA